A genomic region of uncultured Paludibaculum sp. contains the following coding sequences:
- a CDS encoding MbtH family protein encodes MTNPFEDDDRTYIVLINDEGQYSLWPSSIDVPAGWSVVHQTDTRQACLDYIAANWTDMRPKSLIVAMGG; translated from the coding sequence ATGACAAATCCGTTTGAAGACGACGATCGCACGTATATCGTGCTCATCAACGACGAGGGTCAGTACTCCCTCTGGCCGTCGAGCATCGACGTGCCTGCGGGCTGGTCCGTGGTGCATCAGACCGACACCCGCCAGGCGTGTCTGGACTACATCGCCGCCAACTGGACCGACATGAGACCCAAGAGCCTCATCGTGGCCATGGGCGGCTGA
- a CDS encoding non-ribosomal peptide synthetase codes for MTIAAPLQRAIEDILPLSPLQQGLLFHALFDSDGPDVYTVQIVFQLEGRLSEDNLRAAIDTLVRRHANLRASFRHEALSQPVQVIARRIAVPWKRIDLSGLPAEEAGRRLSEFLAQDRRRRFVVSKPPLMRFTLIRLTPEKHSLAFTHHHILIDGWSTPILMRELLTLYARKGDDAGLPRPVPYRDYLAWLSRQDQAAARAAWTAALRGVEEPTRLAPAANGAIRSFPERVTIDLPPTLTAALTRQARAHGLTLNTLVQGAWGVLLGRLTGRDDVVFGVTVAGRPPEIRGIESMIGLFINTLPLRVRWSSSDRLSDLFARVQDAQTVLLSYQYASLSDVQRTAGVGELFDTLVIFENYLVEGSGSRAACNNDLQVRSFGESDATHYPLTLLAAPGKRLHLRLVYRPDVFNAPEVRQILTYLVRLLESIAVGLDRPVASLSLLSDAERSETLEAWNATGRALEPTVWPELFERQVEQTPDAVALVFEDTRLTYSELNEQANRIAHLLLAKGIGPEDIVAVALPRSVELVECLLGILKAGAAYLPLDRDYPGERLRLMLEDACPAAVLANSDITAHLPRNVGRLVLDHPEIIDALPYSANRQVPRSTALVILEHPDTVSVLADCPTHNPSDLDRRAALRPEHPAYVIYTSGSTGQPKGVVVHHAGLVNRLKWMQNEYGLTAVDRVLQKTPSGFDVSVWEFFWPLSVGAALVVAKPGGHRDPAYLIDLIDRENVTTIHFVPSMLRVFLQETAPKTCESLRRVICSGEALPGDVQAEFFGKLTSDLHNLYGPTEATVDVTYWACRREDGATSVPIGRPIWNTQVYVLDGNLQPAPVGVAGELYLAGVGLARGYLKRPGLTTERFVANPYGGPGARMYRTGDLVRWRADGALEYLGRTDHQVKIRGFRVELGEIEAELLKQPGVRQAAVIAREDEPGQKRLAAYVVPGDGYNLESVSLRQALSATLPDFMVPSAFVPMETLPLTPNGKLDRKILPIPELTGAELRAPRNPEEEILCTIFAEILGLPGVGMDDHFFDLGGDSLLGARLTGRIRATLNVSLSVRDLFESPTVAQLAERLRNPQAPRPPLQARERPSKLPLSFAQQRLWFLNRLEAHSTAYNIPLALGLKGQLDRAALETALADVVARHEALRTVFPDDLGVPRQQIVEPAQARPVLHATRTTQADLEAELTLASRVGFDIGREIPIRAHLYVLGPDDHVLLLLLHHIAGDGWSLGPLTADLARAYAARRRGIEPQLPKLPVQYADYTLWQREAMGEESDPESAVGRQLAFWTTTLQDLPEQLLLPADRPRPAVASYRGDAAPFRIDAELHAVLVKLSRESQASLFMVMQAAVAALLTRLGAGADISIGSPVAGRTDNVLEAAIGFFVNTLVLRTDTSGNPSFRELLSRVRAADLNAYANQDLPFERIVEALNPSRSLSRHPLFQVMLAFQKAPYGTLRMPGLKTTVQRVPLGVSEFDLTFRMSDYRLANGAPGGMEGYLEFSTDLFDRATAERIVGGLVRLLQAVAANPEQRLGGIKVMADEELRNFLKWNDTRHEVPRALVHELFERQVERTPSATAVVFEGIRLSYAELNQRCNRLARLLLAKGVRPGDVVAMAAPRSVEMMVALIGILKAGAAYLPVDPEYPPERLSLMLADAEPAAVIATASVASSLPPDTAVLVLDAPETVTELSRYGAENLTAAERELRSEHPAYVIYTSGSTGQPKGVVVQHTGLVNRLKWMQHEYGLTADDRVLQKTPSSFDVSVWEFFWPLIEGAALVVARPGGHREAGYLVDLIRREGVTTLHFVPSMLQAFLQEPGVEMCDRLRKVICSGEALPSEVQAEFFRKLNAGLHNLYGPTEATVDVTYWACRQEDGSSSVPIGRPIWNTRVYVLDESLQPVPVGVAGELYIEGIGLARGYLKRPGLTAERFVANPYGAPGARMYRTGDLAKWRADGAIEYLGRTDQQIKIRGFRVELGEIEAVLLKDPEVVQAVVVAREDEPGQKRLVGYVTPVDVDTASLRQRLAQTLPEYMVPAAIVTMEALPLTPNGKLDRKALPAPEFRPIEWRAPRTPQEEVLCSLFAETLRLEKVGLDDNFFHLGGHSLLATRLIGRLRVVLDADLSVRDLFEAPTVAELAQKLHTAFTARVRLRRMERPAEIPLSFAQQRLWFLCRLEGISATYNIPLALRLCGQLDPTALEAAMADVVERHESLRTVLPESTSTPRQHVLPPDAAGPKLRVVVSSPDSLAQDLAVAAGVGFEISREIPLRVHLFVLGPEEHVLLLLLHHIAGDGWSLGPLAVDLAAAYAARTRGVHPRFPELPVQYADYALWQREVMGEENDRDSIMGRQLAFWVQTLQGLPDQLDLPSDRTRPAMASYRGGTVPFHIDAALHCALLNLARDTQATLFMVMQAAIAALLTRLGAGTDIPIGSPIAGRTDPALEGLIGFFVNTLVLRTDTSGSPSFRQLIARVREADLNAYANQDVPFERLVEALNPMRSLSRHPLFQVMLAFQNASRGRLNFPGLDVTSEAVETGVAKFDLSFSIADQRTPYGSANGLNGSIEYSADLFERSTVERMTEWLTRLIAGVVADPDRSIDSIDLPGPVERKRLLIEWNATDRAVPQLTLPALFEQAVAHHTDAIAVVCGEKRMTFAQLNEKANRLAHALISKNVGPEDLVGLRCARSADAIAAVLGVLKSGAAYLPLDPAYPLERLAFMQEDSRPALVLDDADVGADMQGTAANPTDADRNSPLLLSHPAYVIYTSGSTGRPKGVVVTHAGLSSLIASQSERFGVTPAARVLQFASMSFDAAVSELFATLVSGATLVIPTEQKLLGEELFKFIQQQEVTHVTLPPSVLSALPSKPLPLETLVLAGEPCSSRLVSRWSTGRRLINAYGPTETTVCATMSAPLLRGIEAPPIGQPIANTQAYVLGAGLSLVPVGVPGELYVSGLGLARGYFRKPALTSERFVANPFGSPGSRMYRTGDIARWCSDGNLYILGRKDRQMKIRGARVELGEVEGTLTRQPGIADAAVVLREDADGDRRLIGFVVPADGAVIDAQEVRRQSALALPEYMTPAAIVVIPALPLTPSQKLDYRALPDPEFASASAWRGPRTHLEEILCSMFSETLGVPRLGVDDNFWDLGGNSYLAVRLSDRISAALGVQVRVGSLWEAPTVARLADKLNAESPQDIHGLAILRLMRKKAASPFATLLPLRSEGRQTPFFFVHSVDGLSWSYARLLPYIEDGHPVYGLQARRLEDVGYRAESIDEVAEDYAAEIVKIQPCGPYHLLGWSAGGVLAYALAARLQQNGHEVALLAMLDTHAPRLDSRPATDEGTLAYLHRAFTGYEVGGMSSFEMVDELKAILRGGGGTLASLSEDELDAVVAVEVDVCRLTTSAGTLRYKGDLIFLSAERDPGDKAPHPGSWAAYVDGDIRVVGIPCTHLEMMQPGPSAQIGYTLTSELSKLPHWRKEP; via the coding sequence ATCCTCATCGACGGCTGGTCCACGCCCATCCTCATGCGCGAGTTGCTCACGCTCTACGCGCGGAAAGGCGATGACGCGGGGCTCCCCCGGCCGGTCCCCTATCGCGACTACCTGGCCTGGCTCAGCCGGCAGGATCAGGCGGCGGCGCGCGCGGCCTGGACTGCCGCCCTGCGCGGCGTTGAGGAACCCACGCGCCTTGCGCCTGCCGCCAACGGCGCCATCCGCAGCTTCCCGGAGCGCGTCACCATCGATCTGCCGCCGACCCTGACGGCCGCGCTCACCCGGCAGGCCAGAGCGCACGGTCTGACGCTTAACACGCTCGTCCAAGGCGCCTGGGGCGTCCTTCTCGGCCGTTTGACCGGCCGCGACGACGTCGTCTTCGGGGTCACCGTAGCGGGAAGGCCGCCGGAGATCCGTGGCATCGAATCGATGATCGGTCTGTTCATCAACACGCTCCCTCTCCGTGTGCGCTGGAGCAGCAGTGATCGGCTATCCGACCTGTTCGCCCGCGTCCAGGACGCGCAGACCGTTCTTCTGTCGTATCAGTACGCCAGTCTGTCCGACGTGCAGCGGACCGCGGGGGTCGGCGAGTTATTCGACACGCTCGTCATCTTCGAGAACTATCTGGTGGAAGGTTCGGGATCCAGAGCAGCGTGCAACAACGACCTACAGGTGAGAAGCTTCGGCGAGAGCGACGCCACCCATTACCCGCTGACGCTGCTGGCCGCACCCGGCAAGCGGTTGCATCTGCGTCTGGTATATCGGCCGGATGTCTTTAACGCGCCAGAAGTGCGCCAGATTCTGACGTACCTCGTCCGCCTGCTGGAATCCATCGCCGTCGGCCTAGATCGACCGGTGGCCTCGCTCAGCCTACTGAGCGACGCCGAACGATCCGAAACGCTGGAAGCCTGGAATGCGACGGGCCGGGCGCTCGAACCGACGGTCTGGCCGGAGCTATTCGAACGTCAGGTGGAACAGACGCCGGACGCTGTCGCCCTCGTGTTCGAGGACACCCGACTGACCTACAGCGAACTGAACGAGCAGGCGAACCGAATCGCCCATCTGTTGCTGGCCAAAGGCATCGGACCAGAGGACATCGTCGCCGTTGCGCTGCCCCGATCGGTCGAGTTGGTCGAGTGCCTGCTCGGCATTCTGAAGGCGGGCGCCGCGTACCTGCCGCTGGACCGCGACTACCCTGGCGAGCGCCTGCGCCTCATGCTGGAGGACGCCTGTCCCGCTGCGGTCCTCGCCAACAGCGATATCACGGCCCACCTGCCCAGAAACGTGGGCCGGCTGGTGCTCGATCACCCAGAGATTATCGACGCGCTGCCGTACTCCGCCAACCGGCAGGTACCCCGGAGCACCGCGCTGGTGATCCTCGAGCATCCGGATACCGTCAGCGTTCTTGCGGATTGCCCCACGCATAATCCGTCCGACCTCGATCGCCGCGCCGCACTTCGTCCGGAGCACCCGGCGTACGTCATCTACACTTCCGGTTCGACCGGTCAGCCGAAGGGCGTGGTGGTGCATCACGCCGGCCTGGTGAACCGGCTGAAGTGGATGCAGAACGAGTACGGCCTGACCGCCGTCGATCGTGTGCTGCAGAAGACCCCGTCCGGCTTCGACGTCTCCGTTTGGGAATTCTTCTGGCCACTGTCCGTGGGCGCGGCGCTGGTCGTGGCGAAGCCGGGAGGGCACCGCGACCCCGCGTATCTGATCGACCTGATCGACCGCGAGAACGTTACCACCATCCACTTCGTGCCCTCCATGCTGCGCGTGTTCTTGCAGGAGACTGCACCGAAGACGTGCGAGAGTCTTCGTCGCGTCATCTGCAGCGGCGAGGCCTTGCCTGGCGACGTGCAGGCCGAGTTCTTCGGCAAGCTGACCTCGGACCTGCATAACCTCTATGGGCCGACTGAGGCTACGGTGGATGTTACGTACTGGGCCTGCCGGCGGGAGGATGGCGCCACAAGCGTGCCGATCGGCCGACCCATCTGGAACACGCAGGTCTATGTGCTCGACGGCAATCTGCAGCCGGCGCCCGTCGGCGTTGCAGGCGAGCTGTATCTGGCCGGAGTGGGCTTGGCGCGTGGCTATCTGAAACGTCCGGGCCTCACGACCGAGCGCTTCGTCGCCAACCCGTACGGTGGGCCGGGAGCGCGCATGTACCGAACGGGCGACCTCGTACGATGGCGCGCCGACGGAGCGCTCGAGTATCTGGGTCGAACAGATCATCAGGTCAAGATCCGGGGCTTCCGTGTCGAGTTGGGCGAGATTGAAGCGGAGTTGCTCAAGCAGCCGGGCGTCCGGCAAGCTGCAGTCATCGCGCGCGAGGATGAGCCTGGGCAGAAGCGGCTGGCGGCCTACGTCGTGCCTGGCGACGGATACAACCTCGAATCCGTTTCCCTTCGACAAGCGCTTAGTGCGACGCTCCCCGACTTCATGGTTCCTTCGGCGTTTGTGCCCATGGAAACCCTGCCGCTGACGCCCAACGGCAAGCTCGATCGCAAGATCCTTCCGATTCCCGAGTTGACGGGTGCAGAATTGCGTGCCCCGCGAAATCCCGAAGAGGAGATCCTGTGTACGATCTTTGCCGAAATCCTGGGCCTTCCGGGCGTCGGCATGGACGATCACTTCTTCGACCTTGGTGGCGACTCGCTCCTGGGCGCCCGCCTCACCGGCCGGATCCGCGCAACGCTAAACGTCAGCCTGTCCGTTCGCGACCTGTTCGAGTCTCCGACGGTCGCGCAACTGGCCGAGCGGTTGCGGAACCCGCAGGCGCCGCGGCCGCCGCTGCAGGCACGGGAGCGGCCCAGCAAACTGCCGCTCTCCTTTGCGCAGCAGCGCCTGTGGTTCTTGAACAGGCTGGAAGCACACAGCACGGCGTACAATATCCCTCTGGCTCTGGGCCTGAAAGGGCAGTTGGATCGCGCCGCGCTGGAGACGGCACTGGCCGACGTCGTGGCGCGGCATGAAGCCCTGCGCACCGTCTTTCCCGACGATCTCGGAGTCCCACGGCAGCAGATCGTCGAGCCTGCGCAGGCGCGGCCCGTGCTGCACGCCACCCGGACTACCCAGGCGGATTTGGAAGCTGAACTCACACTCGCCTCGCGCGTCGGCTTCGACATCGGCCGCGAGATTCCGATTCGCGCGCACCTGTACGTTCTCGGGCCCGACGACCACGTCCTGCTCTTGTTGCTGCATCACATCGCGGGTGACGGATGGTCGTTAGGGCCGCTAACCGCCGATCTGGCGCGAGCCTACGCCGCGCGCAGGCGAGGCATTGAGCCGCAGTTGCCGAAGCTGCCTGTCCAGTATGCGGACTACACGCTCTGGCAGCGCGAAGCCATGGGAGAGGAAAGCGATCCTGAGAGCGCCGTCGGACGCCAGTTGGCCTTCTGGACAACGACGCTACAGGACCTGCCCGAGCAACTGCTGTTGCCCGCCGACCGGCCGCGGCCCGCTGTCGCCAGCTATCGTGGTGACGCGGCGCCGTTCCGCATCGACGCGGAACTGCACGCCGTGCTGGTCAAACTTTCTCGCGAGAGCCAGGCCAGCCTGTTCATGGTGATGCAGGCCGCCGTCGCGGCGCTGTTGACGCGGCTCGGTGCCGGGGCCGACATCTCCATCGGTAGTCCCGTCGCGGGCCGCACCGACAACGTTCTCGAAGCAGCGATCGGGTTCTTCGTCAACACGCTGGTGCTGCGCACCGATACGTCCGGCAACCCGAGCTTCCGCGAACTGTTGTCGCGGGTGCGCGCCGCGGATCTGAACGCCTATGCCAACCAGGACCTGCCGTTCGAACGCATCGTGGAGGCCCTGAATCCATCGCGCTCGCTGTCGCGCCATCCGCTGTTCCAGGTCATGCTGGCCTTCCAGAAGGCACCCTACGGCACGCTGAGAATGCCCGGACTGAAGACGACCGTGCAGCGAGTGCCTCTCGGCGTATCCGAGTTCGATCTGACCTTCCGCATGAGCGACTACCGACTGGCCAACGGGGCTCCCGGTGGAATGGAGGGCTACCTCGAATTCAGCACGGACCTGTTCGACCGCGCGACGGCCGAGCGGATCGTCGGAGGGCTGGTGCGACTGCTGCAGGCCGTGGCGGCGAATCCGGAGCAGCGGCTTGGCGGGATCAAGGTGATGGCGGACGAGGAGTTGCGCAACTTCCTAAAGTGGAACGATACGCGGCACGAGGTTCCGCGAGCCTTGGTCCACGAGCTGTTCGAGCGTCAGGTGGAAAGGACCCCGTCGGCCACCGCGGTGGTGTTCGAAGGCATCCGGTTGAGCTATGCGGAACTGAACCAGCGCTGCAACCGACTGGCGCGCTTGCTGCTGGCGAAAGGCGTCAGGCCAGGCGACGTAGTGGCAATGGCGGCGCCGAGGTCGGTGGAGATGATGGTGGCGCTGATTGGGATTCTGAAAGCTGGCGCGGCATACCTGCCAGTCGACCCCGAGTATCCGCCGGAGCGGTTGAGCTTGATGCTGGCCGATGCCGAACCGGCAGCCGTGATCGCGACGGCGTCGGTGGCGTCGAGCCTGCCGCCGGATACGGCAGTGCTGGTGCTGGACGCGCCGGAAACGGTTACGGAACTCAGCCGATATGGAGCAGAGAATCTCACGGCAGCCGAGCGCGAGCTTCGTTCGGAGCATCCGGCATACGTGATCTACACCTCCGGTTCGACGGGCCAGCCCAAGGGTGTGGTGGTGCAGCACACGGGTCTGGTGAACCGGCTGAAGTGGATGCAGCACGAGTACGGCCTGACAGCCGACGATCGGGTGCTGCAGAAGACGCCGTCGAGCTTCGACGTTTCGGTGTGGGAGTTCTTCTGGCCGCTGATCGAAGGCGCGGCGCTGGTCGTGGCGAGACCCGGTGGGCATCGCGAGGCGGGCTACCTAGTCGATTTGATCCGGCGCGAGGGAGTCACGACGCTGCATTTCGTGCCCTCGATGCTGCAGGCCTTCCTGCAGGAGCCCGGCGTGGAAATGTGCGACCGGTTGCGCAAGGTGATCTGCAGTGGCGAGGCGCTGCCTAGCGAAGTGCAGGCCGAGTTCTTCCGGAAGTTGAATGCGGGACTGCACAATCTCTATGGCCCGACGGAAGCGACGGTGGACGTGACCTACTGGGCCTGCCGACAAGAGGACGGTAGCAGCAGCGTGCCGATTGGCCGTCCGATCTGGAATACGCGGGTGTACGTGCTGGACGAGAGTCTGCAACCGGTACCGGTGGGCGTCGCGGGCGAGCTGTATATCGAGGGGATTGGGCTGGCGCGCGGATACCTGAAGCGGCCCGGGCTGACGGCGGAACGCTTCGTGGCCAATCCGTACGGAGCGCCGGGCGCGCGGATGTATCGGACGGGCGATCTGGCGAAGTGGCGCGCCGACGGAGCGATCGAGTATCTCGGACGCACGGATCAGCAGATCAAGATCCGCGGGTTCCGTGTGGAGTTGGGCGAGATTGAGGCGGTGCTGCTGAAGGACCCGGAGGTGGTGCAGGCGGTGGTGGTGGCGCGCGAGGACGAGCCTGGGCAGAAGCGGTTGGTCGGTTACGTGACGCCCGTGGACGTGGATACTGCGAGCCTGCGGCAGCGTCTCGCGCAGACACTGCCGGAGTACATGGTGCCGGCGGCTATCGTGACGATGGAAGCGTTGCCGCTGACGCCGAACGGGAAGCTCGACCGCAAGGCGTTGCCCGCGCCGGAGTTCCGGCCCATCGAATGGCGAGCGCCGCGAACGCCGCAGGAAGAGGTATTGTGCTCGCTCTTTGCCGAAACGCTGCGGCTGGAAAAGGTGGGCCTCGACGATAACTTCTTCCATCTTGGTGGACACTCCCTGCTGGCCACGCGCCTCATCGGCAGACTCCGCGTCGTCCTCGACGCGGACTTGTCCGTCCGCGACCTGTTCGAAGCGCCCACCGTCGCGGAACTGGCGCAGAAACTGCACACGGCCTTCACAGCCCGTGTTCGATTGCGCCGGATGGAACGCCCGGCAGAAATTCCGCTCTCCTTCGCGCAGCAGAGGTTGTGGTTCCTCTGCCGGCTGGAAGGCATCAGCGCGACGTACAACATTCCGCTGGCGCTGCGTTTGTGCGGTCAGTTGGACCCGACGGCGCTCGAAGCGGCCATGGCCGACGTCGTCGAGCGACACGAAAGCCTGCGGACCGTGTTGCCAGAGAGCACAAGCACTCCACGCCAGCACGTGCTGCCACCCGATGCCGCAGGTCCCAAGCTTAGGGTAGTGGTGTCCAGCCCTGACAGCCTGGCCCAAGACCTGGCTGTGGCGGCGGGCGTGGGCTTCGAGATCAGTCGGGAGATCCCGCTCCGCGTTCATCTGTTCGTTCTTGGGCCTGAAGAACACGTCCTGCTGCTGCTGCTGCATCACATCGCCGGTGACGGATGGTCGCTGGGCCCGCTCGCAGTCGATCTGGCTGCAGCATACGCTGCTCGAACGCGCGGCGTCCATCCCCGGTTCCCGGAGTTGCCGGTTCAGTATGCGGATTATGCCCTCTGGCAGCGTGAGGTCATGGGTGAAGAGAACGACCGCGACAGCATCATGGGCAGGCAATTGGCCTTCTGGGTGCAGACGCTGCAGGGCCTGCCCGACCAGTTGGACTTGCCATCGGACCGAACGCGTCCCGCCATGGCCAGTTACCGTGGTGGGACGGTCCCCTTCCACATCGATGCGGCCCTACACTGCGCGCTGCTAAATCTGGCGCGCGACACCCAGGCAACCCTCTTCATGGTGATGCAGGCGGCCATCGCCGCGCTGCTGACCCGCCTGGGAGCGGGAACGGACATTCCCATCGGAAGCCCCATCGCCGGAAGAACCGATCCCGCTCTGGAGGGCCTGATCGGCTTCTTTGTCAACACGCTGGTGCTGCGGACCGACACGTCCGGAAGCCCGAGCTTCCGCCAACTCATCGCCCGGGTCCGGGAGGCGGATCTGAACGCCTACGCCAATCAGGACGTGCCCTTCGAGCGTCTGGTCGAAGCCCTGAATCCTATGCGTTCGCTCTCACGCCATCCGCTCTTCCAGGTGATGCTGGCGTTCCAGAATGCATCGCGCGGACGACTCAACTTCCCGGGGCTTGACGTGACGAGTGAAGCCGTGGAAACCGGGGTCGCCAAATTCGACCTGTCGTTCAGCATCGCCGACCAGCGCACGCCGTATGGGAGCGCCAACGGCCTGAACGGCTCCATCGAGTACAGCGCGGACTTGTTCGAGCGAAGCACCGTCGAGCGCATGACCGAATGGCTGACGCGCCTCATCGCGGGCGTCGTCGCCGATCCCGACCGTTCCATCGACTCGATCGATCTTCCTGGACCCGTCGAACGGAAACGGCTTCTCATCGAGTGGAACGCCACGGACCGCGCGGTTCCGCAGCTCACGTTACCGGCGCTCTTTGAACAGGCCGTCGCGCATCATACCGACGCCATCGCGGTCGTGTGCGGCGAAAAGCGAATGACCTTCGCGCAGTTGAATGAAAAGGCGAACAGGCTCGCCCATGCGCTGATCAGCAAGAACGTTGGTCCTGAGGACCTCGTTGGCCTGAGGTGCGCCCGTTCCGCCGACGCGATCGCGGCCGTGCTGGGCGTACTGAAATCAGGCGCCGCGTACCTGCCTCTTGATCCGGCATATCCGCTCGAGCGGCTTGCGTTCATGCAGGAAGACAGCAGGCCCGCATTGGTACTGGACGACGCGGATGTCGGCGCGGACATGCAGGGGACAGCCGCCAACCCGACGGATGCGGACCGAAACTCTCCACTGCTGCTGAGTCACCCTGCGTATGTCATCTATACGTCGGGTTCCACCGGCAGGCCCAAGGGAGTGGTCGTCACGCATGCCGGCCTCTCCAGCCTCATCGCGAGCCAGTCGGAACGCTTCGGCGTCACGCCCGCCGCGCGCGTTCTGCAATTCGCGTCCATGTCGTTCGACGCGGCCGTTTCGGAGTTGTTCGCCACGCTGGTCTCGGGCGCCACTCTGGTCATCCCGACTGAACAGAAGCTTCTGGGCGAGGAACTGTTCAAATTCATCCAGCAGCAGGAAGTAACGCACGTCACGCTGCCGCCCAGCGTGCTCTCGGCCTTGCCCTCGAAGCCACTGCCGCTGGAGACTTTGGTCCTCGCCGGCGAGCCCTGCTCGTCGAGACTGGTTTCGCGCTGGTCGACTGGGCGAAGACTCATCAACGCCTACGGGCCCACTGAAACGACGGTGTGCGCCACCATGAGCGCGCCATTACTCCGCGGCATCGAGGCGCCTCCCATTGGGCAACCGATCGCCAACACGCAGGCGTACGTTCTCGGTGCAGGGTTGTCTCTGGTTCCCGTCGGCGTGCCCGGAGAATTGTACGTCTCTGGCCTCGGTTTGGCGCGAGGTTATTTCCGAAAACCGGCGCTGACATCGGAACGATTTGTGGCGAATCCGTTCGGATCGCCGGGTTCCCGAATGTACCGCACAGGCGACATTGCTCGCTGGTGTTCCGATGGCAATCTATATATACTGGGGCGCAAGGACCGACAAATGAAAATCCGAGGCGCACGCGTCGAACTGGGAGAAGTCGAAGGTACCCTGACGCGGCAGCCCGGAATTGCGGACGCGGCAGTCGTATTGCGGGAAGACGCAGATGGCGACAGGCGCCTCATCGGGTTCGTGGTTCCTGCCGATGGCGCCGTCATCGACGCACAAGAGGTTCGGAGGCAGTCGGCCCTCGCATTGCCCGAATACATGACGCCGGCAGCGATCGTCGTCATACCCGCACTGCCCCTGACGCCAAGCCAGAAACTGGATTACCGGGCCCTTCCCGATCCCGAGTTCGCATCGGCATCCGCATGGCGCGGTCCGCGAACGCACCTCGAAGAAATCCTCTGCTCGATGTTCTCGGAAACGCTCGGCGTCCCACGACTCGGAGTGGATGACAATTTCTGGGATTTGGGCGGCAATTCTTACCTCGCAGTCCGGCTGAGCGACCGTATTTCCGCGGCGCTTGGCGTGCAAGTCCGGGTCGGATCGCTGTGGGAAGCGCCGACAGTCGCGCGGCTTGCCGACAAACTCAACGCCGAGTCGCCGCAGGATATCCACGGGCTAGCCATCCTGCGCCTTATGCGGAAAAAGGCGGCCAGTCCGTTTGCGACTCTGCTGCCGTTGCGGAGCGAGGGCCGGCAAACACCCTTCTTCTTTGTGCACAGCGTCGACGGGCTTAGTTGGTCGTACGCTCGGCTGCTACCCTACATCGAGGATGGTCACCCAGTGTACGGCCTGCAGGCCCGCCGTCTGGAGGATGTGGGCTATCGGGCTGAGTCGATCGATGAAGTGGCCGAGGACTATGCGGCGGAAATTGTGAAGATCCAGCCGTGTGGGCCCTATCATCTGCTCGGGTGGTCGGCCGGCGGAGTGCTCGCTTACGCGCTTGCCGCGCGTCTGCAGCAGAACGGACATGAAGTGGCGTTGCTGGCGATGCTGGACACGCACGCGCCTCGGCTGGACAGCCGTCCGGCGACGGACGAGGGAACACTGGCGTATCTGCATCGAGCCTTCACGGGCTATGAGGTCGGAGGGATGTCTTCGTTCGAAATGGTCGATGAATTGAAAGCCATACTGCGTGGCGGAGGAGGAACTCTGGCGTCGCTCTCGGAAGACGAACTGGACGCGGTGGTCGCGGTCGAGGTGGATGTGTGTCGACTCACCACCAGCGCGGGTACGCTGCGGTACAAGGGCGACCTCATTTTCCTCTCGGCCGAAAGAGATCCGGGCGATAAAGCGCCGCATCCGGGAAGCTGGGCAGCGTACGTCGACGGCGACATTCGGGTTGTCGGAATTCCTTGCACTCATTTGGAAATGATGCAGCCCGGGCCTTCGGCACAGATCGGATACACGCTGACAAGTGAGTTGAGCAAATTACCACACTGGAGAAAAGAGCCATGA